In Burkholderia contaminans, the following proteins share a genomic window:
- a CDS encoding SDR family NAD(P)-dependent oxidoreductase — translation MTAPLEGQVAIVTGGARGIGRGIALTLAGAGADILLADLLDDALDATAREVRALGRRAAVAKIDVTQAAQVDAMVAQALTDLGRLDILVNCAGVISIHPVGELTERDWDFVMDVNAKGTFLGCRAALAPLKAQGRGRIINVASIAGKEGFPNLAHYSASKFAVVGFTNALAKEVARDGVTVNAICPGIVRTYMWDRLSDEWKTDGESVEASWQRHQLTLIPQGRAQTPEDMGRLALFFATMDNVTGQAVNVDGGFTFH, via the coding sequence ATGACAGCCCCACTCGAAGGACAGGTCGCCATCGTCACGGGCGGCGCGCGCGGCATCGGCCGCGGCATTGCCCTGACGCTTGCCGGCGCGGGCGCCGACATCCTGCTGGCCGACCTGCTCGACGACGCACTCGACGCCACCGCGCGCGAGGTACGCGCGCTCGGCCGCCGGGCGGCGGTTGCGAAGATCGACGTCACGCAGGCCGCGCAGGTCGATGCGATGGTTGCGCAGGCGCTCACCGACCTCGGCCGGCTCGACATCCTCGTGAACTGCGCGGGCGTGATCAGCATTCATCCGGTTGGCGAACTGACCGAGCGCGACTGGGATTTCGTGATGGACGTGAACGCGAAGGGCACGTTCCTCGGCTGCCGCGCGGCGCTCGCGCCGCTGAAGGCGCAGGGCCGCGGCCGGATCATCAACGTCGCGTCGATCGCCGGCAAGGAAGGCTTTCCGAATCTCGCGCACTACAGCGCGTCGAAATTCGCGGTCGTCGGCTTCACGAACGCGCTCGCGAAGGAGGTCGCGCGCGACGGCGTGACTGTCAACGCGATCTGCCCCGGCATCGTGCGGACCTACATGTGGGACCGGCTGTCCGACGAATGGAAGACCGACGGCGAATCGGTCGAGGCGTCGTGGCAGCGGCACCAGTTGACGCTGATTCCGCAGGGCCGCGCGCAGACGCCGGAAGACATGGGCCGGCTCGCGCTGTTCTTCGCGACGATGGACAACGTGACGGGCCAGGCCGTGAACGTCGACGGCGGCTTCACGTTCCACTGA
- a CDS encoding ATP-NAD kinase family protein codes for MTMPVTVGVIANPASGRDIRRLTTHASVFPTAEKANMVVRLLAGLGAMGVERVLTLRDRTGIATLLLRALDTHRAVAPHERWPQVEFVDLPITDTVADTQAGAAYLHRMEVALIVVLGGDGTHRAVAAHCGATPLVALSTGTNNAFPEHREATVAGVAAGLAATGAVPAEVAFTRNKRLVVRCVAGAQPGREEIALVDVCAARQRFIGARAISGSDDIDSLYLTFAEPDGIGLSALGGAWAPLERSAPHGLAMRFAAEGETAGTPLVAPIAPGRVDRVVMRSCERLEPGAWQTIPFEHGTLAFDGEREIEVARGDRYEISLDWRGPLTVDVGRTLRYASSRQLLRDAGDWRY; via the coding sequence GTGACGATGCCCGTTACCGTCGGCGTGATCGCGAACCCCGCATCGGGGCGCGATATCCGGCGCCTCACGACGCATGCCTCCGTGTTTCCGACGGCGGAGAAGGCGAACATGGTCGTGCGCCTGCTGGCCGGCCTCGGTGCGATGGGCGTCGAGCGCGTGCTGACGCTGCGCGACCGGACGGGCATCGCGACGCTGCTGCTGCGTGCGCTCGACACGCACCGTGCGGTCGCGCCGCACGAGCGCTGGCCCCAGGTCGAATTCGTCGACCTGCCGATCACCGACACCGTCGCCGATACCCAGGCCGGCGCCGCGTACCTGCACCGGATGGAAGTCGCGCTGATCGTCGTGCTCGGTGGCGACGGCACCCATCGCGCGGTTGCCGCGCACTGCGGCGCGACGCCGCTCGTCGCGCTGTCCACCGGCACCAACAACGCATTTCCCGAACATCGTGAAGCCACCGTCGCCGGCGTCGCGGCAGGCCTCGCCGCGACCGGCGCCGTGCCGGCCGAAGTCGCGTTCACGCGCAACAAGCGGCTCGTCGTGCGCTGCGTGGCGGGCGCGCAGCCGGGGCGCGAGGAGATTGCGCTCGTCGACGTGTGCGCCGCGCGGCAGCGCTTCATCGGCGCCCGCGCGATCTCGGGGTCCGACGACATCGATTCGCTCTACCTGACGTTTGCGGAGCCGGACGGGATCGGCCTGTCCGCGCTCGGCGGCGCGTGGGCGCCGCTCGAACGCAGTGCGCCGCACGGGCTCGCGATGCGCTTCGCGGCCGAAGGCGAGACGGCCGGCACGCCGCTCGTCGCGCCGATCGCGCCGGGCCGCGTCGATCGCGTCGTGATGCGCAGTTGCGAGCGGCTCGAGCCGGGTGCGTGGCAGACGATTCCGTTCGAGCACGGCACGCTCGCGTTCGACGGCGAGCGCGAGATCGAGGTCGCGCGCGGCGATCGCTACGAGATCTCGCTCGACTGGCGCGGGCCGCTGACGGTCGACGTCGGCCGCACGCTGCGCTATGCGTCGTCACGCCAGCTGCTGCGCGATGCAGGCGACTGGCGCTATTGA
- a CDS encoding ComEA family DNA-binding protein, producing MLKKLLMLFVALSLSLAAGLAAAVEVNTADQAALESVKGLGPVKSKAIIDERTKNGPFKDADDLANRVKGLGTKSVGHLEENGLTIGGSSTPPKGVKLSKPAATTSATTSATTSAGTASTSTTATAGTTATAPAPAASAPDAAAKPAKAKRTTKKEKAAAAAAASADAGASAPAAASSAKATKGSKKKSKKDKAASAAAASGA from the coding sequence ATGCTGAAAAAGCTGCTGATGCTGTTCGTCGCGCTATCGCTGTCGCTCGCCGCAGGGCTTGCCGCAGCCGTCGAAGTCAACACGGCTGACCAGGCCGCGCTCGAATCCGTGAAGGGTCTCGGGCCCGTGAAGTCGAAGGCGATCATCGACGAACGTACCAAGAACGGCCCGTTCAAGGACGCGGACGATCTCGCGAATCGCGTCAAGGGCCTCGGCACGAAATCGGTCGGGCATCTCGAGGAAAACGGCCTGACGATCGGCGGCTCGTCGACGCCACCGAAGGGCGTGAAGCTGTCGAAGCCGGCCGCGACGACCTCGGCAACGACCTCGGCAACGACGTCGGCCGGCACCGCGTCGACGTCCACGACCGCGACGGCCGGCACGACGGCCACCGCACCGGCACCGGCGGCAAGCGCGCCGGATGCGGCGGCGAAGCCGGCCAAGGCCAAGCGCACGACGAAGAAGGAAAAAGCGGCCGCAGCGGCGGCGGCATCCGCCGATGCGGGTGCGAGCGCACCGGCCGCGGCCTCGTCGGCAAAAGCGACGAAGGGTTCGAAGAAGAAAAGCAAGAAGGACAAGGCAGCCTCCGCCGCCGCGGCGTCAGGCGCCTGA
- a CDS encoding MerR family transcriptional regulator — translation MSKTVTQPSSASAGPLTIGQVAEMTGLSTHTLRYYEQAGLLRAISRTAAGHRLYAPADLDWLAFVMRLKATGMPIAQMQAFAALRAQGESTFGARRSLLVAHHDAVRAHIAELQASLDVISDKIVNYEAQERDMARRARPSHSLSEQDGHNGTTR, via the coding sequence ATGTCGAAAACCGTGACCCAACCTTCCTCCGCCTCCGCCGGCCCGCTGACGATCGGCCAGGTCGCCGAAATGACCGGCCTGTCGACGCATACGCTGCGGTACTACGAGCAGGCCGGCCTGCTGCGTGCGATTTCGCGCACGGCGGCCGGACACCGGCTCTATGCACCGGCCGACCTTGACTGGCTGGCCTTCGTGATGCGCCTGAAGGCGACCGGCATGCCGATCGCGCAGATGCAGGCGTTCGCGGCGCTGCGCGCGCAAGGCGAGTCGACCTTCGGTGCGCGGCGTAGCCTGCTGGTCGCGCATCACGACGCAGTGCGCGCGCATATCGCGGAGCTGCAGGCGAGCCTCGATGTGATCAGCGACAAGATCGTGAACTATGAGGCACAGGAGCGGGATATGGCTCGACGGGCAAGACCTTCTCACTCTCTATCGGAACAGGACGGACACAATGGAACGACTCGTTGA
- a CDS encoding acetoin dehydrogenase dihydrolipoyllysine-residue acetyltransferase subunit gives MSIHMITMPKWGLSMEQGQVNGWLKSLGERVTKGDEVLDVETDKISSGVECAFDGTLRRQVAQEGETLPVGALLGVVAAADASDADIDAAIADFQRDFVPSAASDEAAGPQPEKAQIGGRTVRFLKLGEGAGTPAVLIHGFGGDLNNWLFNHADLAAHRPVWALDLPGHGESGKAVETGSLDELADAVLALLDAKGIDKAHLIGHSMGGAVAMTAAERAPQRIASLTLIASAGLGTDINRAYIDGFVAGNSRNTLKPHLGALFADNALVTRQLVEDLVKYKRLEGVQAALEKIANAAFDGAAQRRVFRDRLATLAPRTLVIWGERDQVIPAQHAQGLPEGVRAEVIAGSGHMVQMEAAADVNRLIVAFLGG, from the coding sequence ATGTCGATTCACATGATCACGATGCCCAAGTGGGGGCTGTCGATGGAGCAGGGGCAGGTCAACGGCTGGCTGAAGTCGCTCGGCGAACGCGTGACGAAGGGCGATGAAGTGCTCGACGTCGAGACCGACAAGATCTCGTCGGGCGTCGAATGCGCGTTCGACGGCACGCTGCGCCGGCAGGTCGCGCAGGAGGGCGAGACGCTGCCGGTCGGTGCGCTGCTCGGCGTCGTCGCCGCCGCTGACGCGAGCGATGCCGACATCGATGCGGCGATCGCCGATTTCCAGCGTGACTTCGTGCCGAGCGCGGCCTCCGACGAAGCCGCGGGCCCGCAGCCGGAAAAGGCGCAGATCGGCGGCCGGACGGTGCGCTTCCTGAAGCTCGGTGAAGGCGCGGGCACGCCCGCCGTGTTGATCCACGGCTTTGGCGGCGATCTCAACAACTGGCTGTTCAATCACGCGGATCTCGCCGCGCACCGGCCGGTGTGGGCGCTCGATTTGCCCGGTCATGGCGAGTCGGGCAAGGCGGTCGAGACGGGCAGCCTCGACGAACTGGCCGACGCGGTGCTCGCGCTGCTCGATGCGAAGGGCATCGACAAAGCTCACCTGATCGGCCATTCGATGGGCGGTGCAGTCGCGATGACGGCGGCCGAGCGCGCGCCGCAACGCATCGCATCGCTGACGCTGATCGCGAGCGCCGGGCTCGGTACCGACATCAACCGCGCTTACATCGACGGCTTCGTTGCGGGCAACAGCCGCAACACACTGAAGCCGCACCTCGGCGCGCTGTTCGCGGACAACGCGCTGGTCACGCGGCAGCTCGTCGAGGATCTGGTCAAGTACAAGCGGCTCGAAGGCGTGCAGGCCGCGCTCGAGAAGATCGCGAATGCCGCGTTCGACGGCGCCGCGCAGCGGCGCGTGTTTCGCGACCGGCTCGCGACGCTTGCGCCGCGCACGCTCGTCATCTGGGGCGAGCGCGACCAGGTGATTCCGGCGCAGCACGCGCAGGGTTTGCCGGAAGGCGTGCGGGCCGAGGTGATCGCCGGCAGCGGGCACATGGTGCAGATGGAGGCGGCCGCCGACGTGAACCGCCTGATCGTCGCGTTTCTCGGAGGCTGA
- a CDS encoding YidB family protein, whose amino-acid sequence MGLLDIVGGLLGGQAGGNSQSALITTALEFINNQPGGLNGLIEKFKAGGAGDIIGSWVGTGQNQPISPDTLQNVLGSDAIGALASKFGVDPSTASTVLAQVLPHVVNHATPDGAVPADGQAQVDPSNVLGSLSQIAGMFGGNKQG is encoded by the coding sequence ATGGGTCTCCTCGACATCGTTGGCGGTCTGCTCGGCGGCCAGGCCGGCGGCAACTCGCAAAGCGCGCTGATCACGACCGCGCTCGAATTCATCAACAACCAGCCGGGCGGCCTGAATGGCCTGATCGAGAAGTTCAAGGCCGGCGGCGCCGGCGACATCATCGGCTCGTGGGTCGGCACCGGCCAGAACCAGCCGATCTCGCCGGACACCCTGCAGAACGTGCTGGGCTCGGATGCGATCGGTGCGCTTGCGAGCAAGTTCGGTGTCGATCCGTCGACGGCCTCGACCGTCCTCGCGCAAGTGCTGCCGCACGTCGTCAACCACGCGACGCCGGACGGCGCGGTGCCGGCCGATGGCCAGGCACAGGTCGACCCGTCGAACGTGCTCGGCTCGTTGTCGCAGATCGCCGGCATGTTCGGCGGCAACAAGCAGGGCTGA
- a CDS encoding carboxymuconolactone decarboxylase family protein — protein MERLVEDRYTRGWNKLKEIDGEVGERVIAALAPIAPDFGRLLVEFGFGDIYSRPQLDLKAREIATIAALAALGNAQPQLKVHIEAALNVGCTRDEIVEVFMQMAVYAGFPAALNALFAAHEVFTRRDEAAGNAADANEAAVQPA, from the coding sequence ATGGAACGACTCGTTGAAGACCGCTACACGCGCGGCTGGAACAAACTGAAGGAAATCGACGGCGAAGTGGGCGAGCGCGTGATCGCGGCGCTCGCGCCGATCGCACCGGATTTCGGGCGGCTCCTGGTCGAGTTCGGTTTCGGCGACATCTACAGCCGGCCGCAGCTCGACCTGAAAGCGCGCGAGATCGCGACGATCGCGGCGCTGGCCGCGCTCGGCAATGCGCAGCCGCAACTCAAAGTGCATATCGAGGCTGCGTTGAATGTCGGCTGCACGCGCGACGAGATCGTCGAGGTGTTCATGCAGATGGCCGTCTACGCGGGTTTTCCGGCCGCGCTCAACGCGCTGTTCGCCGCGCACGAAGTGTTCACGCGGCGCGATGAGGCGGCCGGCAACGCGGCAGATGCGAACGAAGCAGCCGTACAGCCCGCATGA
- the lipA gene encoding lipoyl synthase has product MAAALERPSLTALGQPGARSRDKLARIPVRVEPAAGVALPKPPWLRARPMMSAAVADMAAVLREHRLHSVCEEAMCPNIGECFAQRTATFMIMGGLCTRRCPFCDVAHGRPEPLDADEPARLADAAAALGLRYVVITSVDRDDLRDGGAAHFAACIAAVRASVPGIGVEVLTPDFRGRVTRALDALSTARPDVFNHNIETVPSLYRAARPGADYRGSLELLAQAKRARPGLVTKSGLMLGLGECDDEVRDTLRDLRAHDVDVLTLGQYLAPSAHHLPVRRYVSPDAFAAWRDEALLLGFREVVAGPLVRSSYHAADVLEET; this is encoded by the coding sequence ATGGCCGCCGCGCTCGAACGACCCAGCCTCACGGCGCTCGGCCAGCCGGGCGCGAGAAGCCGTGACAAGCTCGCGCGCATTCCGGTGCGCGTCGAGCCCGCGGCCGGTGTGGCGTTGCCGAAGCCGCCGTGGCTGCGCGCGCGGCCGATGATGAGCGCGGCGGTCGCCGACATGGCGGCCGTGCTGCGCGAGCATCGGCTGCACTCCGTCTGCGAGGAGGCGATGTGCCCGAACATCGGCGAATGCTTCGCGCAGCGCACGGCGACCTTCATGATCATGGGCGGCCTGTGCACGCGGCGCTGCCCGTTCTGCGACGTCGCCCACGGCCGTCCCGAGCCGCTCGACGCCGACGAGCCCGCGCGGCTGGCCGATGCGGCCGCGGCGCTCGGGCTGCGCTACGTCGTGATCACGTCGGTCGACCGCGACGACCTGCGCGACGGCGGCGCCGCGCATTTCGCCGCGTGCATCGCGGCGGTGCGCGCGAGCGTGCCGGGCATCGGCGTCGAAGTGCTGACACCGGACTTCCGCGGCCGCGTGACCCGCGCGCTCGATGCGCTGTCGACGGCCCGGCCCGACGTGTTCAACCACAACATCGAGACGGTGCCGTCGCTGTATCGCGCGGCGCGGCCGGGCGCCGACTATCGCGGCTCGCTCGAACTGCTCGCGCAGGCGAAGCGGGCACGGCCGGGACTGGTGACGAAATCGGGGTTGATGCTCGGGCTCGGCGAGTGCGACGACGAAGTGCGCGACACGCTGCGCGACCTGCGTGCGCATGACGTCGACGTGCTGACGCTCGGCCAGTACCTCGCGCCGTCCGCGCACCATCTGCCGGTGCGGCGCTACGTCAGCCCGGACGCGTTCGCCGCGTGGCGCGACGAGGCGCTGTTGCTCGGTTTCAGGGAAGTCGTCGCCGGCCCGCTCGTGCGGTCGTCGTATCACGCGGCCGACGTGCTGGAGGAGACGTAG
- a CDS encoding sigma-54-dependent Fis family transcriptional regulator — protein sequence MPYAVPQAQHADRVLGALAGRLPAPADSTRLVSSWQRSLERYRLDPASSIGPRVLTAAELREVRDKEEAFLRASGQCLTRLHDMIRVADYCVMLTDAHGVTIDYRIDRERRNDFRHAGLHIGSCWSESEEGTCGVANVLTDLAPITVHKTDHFRAAFTTLTCSAAPIFSPAGELIGVLDASAVHSPDGRDSQRLVYQLVRQSAALIEDGYFVHSTAQHWILFGHPNRHYVEAQPEWLIAFDECGNIVAANRQARDALPALREPRHIDEIFDATEMPLRDAARLDAIVALRLRATGAPLYARLRAPLRRTGREPGTASRRPGSAQRHVGALTPFLQSSDAHIAQQAELALRVASKRLPILVLGETGAGKEVFARAIHDAGARRTRPFVAVNCGALPEALIESELFGYAAGAFTGARKHGARGKIALADGGTLFLDEIGDMPLALQTRLLRVLADGEVVPLGSDTPVRVDLDVICATHRDLARMVADGTFREDLYYRLSGATFELPPLRERADVRDVIAAVFAEEAQATGHVLTLDATLAEQLAAYPWPGNVRQLRNVLRYACAVCDAARVTRRDLPADIATQLGGTSPGTLPDDERSRIVAALTAHRWRPDAAAQALGISRATLYRRIAKHRIVAPHRA from the coding sequence ATGCCCTACGCCGTCCCCCAGGCCCAGCACGCCGACCGAGTGCTGGGCGCGCTCGCCGGACGCCTGCCCGCGCCGGCCGACTCCACGCGCCTCGTGTCCTCGTGGCAGCGGTCCCTCGAGCGTTACAGGCTCGACCCCGCTTCATCGATCGGCCCGCGCGTGCTGACCGCGGCCGAACTCCGCGAAGTACGCGACAAGGAGGAGGCCTTCCTGCGCGCGTCGGGCCAGTGCCTGACGCGGCTGCACGACATGATCCGCGTCGCGGACTACTGCGTGATGCTGACCGACGCGCACGGCGTGACGATCGACTACCGGATCGACCGCGAGCGCCGCAACGACTTCCGCCATGCGGGGCTGCACATCGGCTCGTGCTGGTCGGAAAGCGAGGAAGGCACCTGTGGCGTCGCGAACGTACTGACCGATCTCGCGCCGATCACCGTGCACAAGACCGATCACTTTCGTGCGGCCTTCACGACGCTCACCTGCAGCGCGGCACCGATCTTCTCGCCGGCTGGCGAGCTGATCGGCGTGCTCGACGCGTCGGCCGTTCATTCACCCGACGGCCGCGACAGCCAGCGTCTCGTCTATCAACTCGTGCGGCAGAGCGCGGCGCTGATCGAGGACGGCTATTTCGTGCACAGCACCGCGCAGCACTGGATCCTGTTTGGTCATCCGAATCGTCACTACGTCGAAGCGCAACCCGAGTGGCTGATCGCGTTCGACGAATGCGGCAACATCGTCGCGGCAAACCGGCAGGCGCGCGACGCACTGCCGGCACTGCGCGAACCGCGCCATATCGACGAGATCTTCGATGCGACCGAAATGCCGCTGCGCGATGCCGCGCGGCTCGATGCGATCGTCGCGCTGCGGCTGCGCGCGACCGGCGCGCCGCTCTATGCGCGGCTGCGTGCGCCGCTACGGCGGACCGGCCGCGAGCCCGGAACGGCCTCGCGCCGCCCGGGAAGCGCGCAACGCCACGTCGGCGCGCTGACGCCGTTTCTGCAAAGCAGCGATGCGCATATCGCGCAGCAGGCCGAGCTCGCGCTGCGTGTCGCAAGCAAGCGGCTGCCGATTCTCGTGCTCGGCGAAACCGGTGCGGGGAAGGAAGTATTCGCGCGCGCGATCCACGATGCCGGCGCGCGGCGTACGCGGCCGTTCGTCGCGGTCAACTGCGGCGCGCTGCCGGAAGCGCTGATCGAGAGCGAACTGTTCGGCTATGCGGCCGGCGCGTTCACCGGCGCACGCAAGCACGGCGCGCGCGGCAAGATCGCGCTCGCCGACGGCGGCACGCTGTTCCTCGATGAAATCGGCGACATGCCGCTCGCGCTGCAGACGCGCCTGTTGCGCGTGCTCGCCGATGGCGAAGTCGTGCCGCTCGGCAGCGATACACCCGTACGCGTCGATCTCGACGTGATCTGCGCGACGCACCGCGATCTCGCGCGCATGGTGGCCGACGGCACGTTCCGCGAGGATCTGTACTACCGGCTGAGCGGCGCGACGTTCGAACTGCCGCCGCTGCGCGAGCGTGCCGACGTGCGCGACGTGATCGCCGCCGTATTCGCCGAGGAAGCGCAGGCCACGGGCCACGTGCTGACGCTCGATGCGACGCTCGCCGAACAGCTCGCCGCGTATCCGTGGCCCGGCAACGTGCGGCAATTGCGCAACGTGCTGCGCTATGCGTGCGCGGTGTGCGACGCTGCGCGCGTGACGCGGCGAGATCTACCGGCCGATATCGCCACGCAGCTTGGCGGCACGTCTCCCGGCACGCTGCCCGACGACGAACGCAGTCGCATCGTCGCGGCGCTCACCGCGCATCGCTGGCGGCCCGACGCGGCCGCGCAGGCGCTCGGCATCTCGCGCGCGACGCTGTACCGGCGCATCGCGAAGCACCGGATCGTCGCGCCGCACCGCGCGTGA
- a CDS encoding alpha-ketoacid dehydrogenase subunit beta encodes MARKITYSQAINEALAQEMARDDSVIVMGEDNAGGAGAPGEDDAWGGVLGVTKGLFHKFPGRVLDTPLSEGGYIGAAVGAAACGMRPVAELMFIDFMGVCFDQIFNQAAKFRYMFGGKAVTPVVIRAMYGAGLRAAAQHSQMLTSLFTHIPGLKVVCPSTPYDAKGLLIQAIRDNDPVIFLEHKLLYTREGDVPEESYAIPFGEASVMRDGDDATIVTYGRMVHLAMDAAAKLAKDGIQVDVIDLRTTSPLDEDTILESAERTGRVVVVDEANPRCSIATDIAALVAQRAFHALKAPIELVTAPHTPAPFASVLEDLYIPSADAIAQAVLKTRS; translated from the coding sequence ATGGCAAGGAAGATCACTTATTCGCAGGCGATCAACGAAGCGCTCGCGCAGGAAATGGCGCGCGACGACAGCGTGATCGTGATGGGCGAGGACAATGCAGGCGGCGCGGGCGCGCCGGGCGAGGACGACGCGTGGGGCGGCGTGCTCGGCGTGACGAAGGGCCTGTTCCACAAGTTTCCGGGCCGCGTGCTCGATACGCCGCTGTCCGAAGGCGGCTACATCGGCGCGGCGGTCGGCGCTGCCGCGTGCGGGATGCGGCCCGTCGCGGAGCTGATGTTCATCGATTTCATGGGCGTGTGCTTCGACCAGATCTTCAACCAGGCCGCCAAGTTCCGCTACATGTTCGGCGGCAAGGCCGTGACGCCGGTCGTGATCCGCGCGATGTACGGTGCAGGCCTTCGCGCGGCCGCGCAGCATTCGCAGATGCTCACGTCGCTGTTCACGCACATTCCGGGGCTGAAGGTCGTGTGCCCGTCGACGCCGTACGACGCGAAGGGGCTGCTGATCCAGGCGATCCGCGACAACGATCCCGTGATCTTCCTCGAACACAAGCTGCTCTATACCCGCGAAGGCGATGTGCCGGAGGAGTCCTATGCGATTCCGTTCGGCGAAGCGAGCGTGATGCGCGACGGCGACGACGCGACGATCGTCACGTACGGCCGGATGGTGCATCTCGCGATGGACGCGGCCGCGAAGCTCGCGAAGGACGGCATCCAGGTCGACGTGATCGACCTGCGCACGACGTCGCCGCTCGACGAGGACACGATCCTCGAAAGCGCGGAGCGCACCGGGCGCGTGGTGGTCGTCGATGAAGCGAACCCGCGCTGCTCGATCGCGACCGACATCGCCGCACTCGTCGCGCAGCGCGCGTTCCATGCATTGAAGGCGCCGATCGAACTCGTGACCGCGCCGCATACGCCCGCGCCGTTCGCGAGCGTGCTGGAAGACCTGTATATCCCGTCCGCCGATGCGATTGCGCAGGCGGTCCTGAAGACGAGGAGCTGA
- a CDS encoding thiamine pyrophosphate-dependent dehydrogenase E1 component subunit alpha — protein MTASTQLSRDTLLDAYRLMRTIREFEERLHVEFATGEIPGFVHLYAGEEASAVGTILHLGLDDYVATTHRGHGHCIAKGVDVHGMMAEIYGKKTGVCHGKGGSMHIADLAMGMLGANGIVGAGGPLVCGAALAAKHRKTGGVGVCFFGDGASNQGVIFESMNLASVWRLPAIFVAENNGYAEATSSSWSVATDNIADRANGFGMPGVIVDGFDFFAVHEALGEAVERARNGGGPTLVEVKFTRYFGHFEGDAQTYRAPGEVQKLRDEKDCLKHFETRVVRAEALTTADLRAVDAQVKALIDDAVAQAKAAPVPDAADLLTDVYVSYP, from the coding sequence ATGACCGCTTCGACACAGCTCAGCAGGGACACGCTGCTGGACGCCTACCGGCTGATGCGCACGATCCGCGAATTCGAGGAGCGCCTGCACGTCGAATTCGCGACCGGCGAGATTCCCGGCTTCGTTCACCTGTATGCGGGCGAGGAGGCGTCCGCGGTCGGCACGATACTGCACCTCGGCCTCGACGACTACGTCGCGACCACGCACCGCGGCCACGGCCATTGCATCGCGAAGGGCGTCGACGTGCACGGGATGATGGCCGAGATCTACGGCAAGAAGACGGGCGTCTGCCACGGCAAGGGCGGCTCGATGCACATCGCCGACCTGGCGATGGGGATGCTCGGCGCAAACGGGATCGTCGGCGCGGGCGGCCCGCTCGTCTGCGGTGCGGCGCTCGCGGCGAAGCACAGGAAGACCGGCGGCGTCGGCGTGTGCTTCTTCGGCGACGGCGCATCGAACCAGGGCGTGATCTTCGAATCGATGAACCTCGCGTCGGTGTGGCGGCTGCCCGCGATCTTCGTGGCCGAGAACAACGGCTATGCGGAAGCGACGTCGTCGAGCTGGTCGGTCGCGACCGACAACATCGCCGATCGCGCGAACGGGTTCGGGATGCCGGGCGTGATCGTCGACGGCTTCGACTTCTTCGCGGTGCACGAAGCGCTCGGCGAGGCCGTCGAGCGTGCGCGCAACGGTGGCGGGCCGACGCTCGTCGAGGTGAAGTTCACGCGCTATTTCGGCCACTTCGAAGGCGATGCGCAAACCTATCGCGCACCCGGCGAAGTGCAGAAGCTGCGCGACGAGAAGGACTGCCTGAAGCATTTCGAAACGCGCGTCGTGCGGGCCGAAGCGCTGACGACCGCCGACCTGCGCGCGGTCGATGCCCAGGTGAAGGCGCTGATCGACGATGCGGTCGCGCAGGCCAAGGCCGCGCCGGTACCCGACGCGGCCGACCTGCTGACCGACGTCTACGTGTCGTACCCGTGA